The genomic window AAGGCCGATTTAATTAATTTGTTTGCTACAGAATTTAGAATAACAACTGATCAAGCAACCGAGTTATACGGTGCATCGTGCTATTTGCTAAAAGATGTAATGGATATAGATGCAGAAGTTAAAGCAGTACTCAGCCCAAGCATTGAGCAGTTTCAATCTCATCATAAAACAAGCTTTTTGAGCATGCTAAATAGCGCCGCAAACTTCGAAGGCCAGCCTAACGCAAATCAAAAAGTACTTATCGAAAAGATTATCGCCCAAATTGAAGGGCCTGTTGACGGTAAGTCTTGGTAACAACCCACTAAGCTCTAATTAAACTCAAGGGTGGGCACCGCCCACTAATCCCGTCCCGCCTAGTAATTTACTGCGCGCGATAACTGTTGTTTCCATCAAATTTGCTAGATCTAAAACCTCGTGTACGTTAAGGAAAACTAACGCATGAGGGAGGCAAAATGGTCGCTGAATTGGTGGAGTTACTATCTGTAGTGGAAGGGTTGGACCCGATGTTTGTTATCGCATTTATGTTGTGTTTGCATTTGCTACTAAGTAAACACCGTGGCTGAGCGTCAATACAAGCGAACCGGTGAAATTAGTGTTGAATACCGCCATGGTAGGCAGTGCTTAACCCTACGTTGGCGTGGTTTTGAGAGGTGGTTTGGCTGATAGACGTAGTTGTAGTGACACCTATGTGCTGTAGGTTTATTATCGCGCGTTATTAAATAAAGTAGTGTTGGGCTGCGGCAGTGGTTTAACGACTTATTATTGGCAATATATATAGAGGTAAAACGTGGAAAAGTTTATTGAAGTAACAATGTACCGTTCGCGCTGGTTACTGGCGCCTATATATTTGGGCTTGAGCTTGGCGGTACTGGCGTTGGCCATTAAGTTTTTTCAGGAGCTAATACACCTACTTTTGCATGTGATAGACCTTAAAGAAGCCGATATGATTTTGGTGGTGTTGAGTATGATCGACATTGCCATGGTAGGCGGGTTGCTAGTTATGGTGATGATGAGTGGCTATGAAAACTTCGTTTCACAGCTAAATATTAGTGAAGATGAAGAAAAGCTAAGCTGGTTGGGCAAAATGGATTCTTCATCACTTAAAGCCAAAATTGCCGCAAGTATTGTGGCTATTTCGTCTATCCACCTGCTTAAAGTATTTATGGCGGCGCAAACAATTCCAAACGATAAGTTGCTTTGGTATGTGGTTATACACTTAACTTTTGTAGCGTCCGCGTTTGCTATGGGGTTTTTAGATACTATTACTAAAAAATAAAAAGGCTTTAAAATCGCCTATCTTCGCCAAAACATCGGGGTAAATAACACTAAAAGGGTGAAAACCTCTAAACGCCCCAACAGCATGGCAAAACACAACACCCACTTGGCGGCAGAGTTTAAGTCGCCATAGTGGGAAGCCACACTGCCCAAGCCCGGGCCTAAGTTGTTCAAGCATGCACCCACAGCCGTAAATGCGGTTACGAAGTCTAGATCTGTTGCCAATAACACAATGGTCATTGTGAGGTAGGCTATTACGTAAATTGCAAAGAAACCCCAAACCGCCTCTACGACTCTGTCTGAAACACTTTTGGTGCCTATTTTTATGGGAATAACCGCGTTCGGGTGGATCAACCGGTGAATTTCGCGCACCCCTTGTTTCATAATGAGCAGTACCCTCATCATTTTGATGCCCCCACCCGTAGAGCCTGCGCAGCCGCCCATAAAAGCAAACATAAAAATTAAAAAAGGTAAGAAGGTGGGCCACAGAGAGAAATCCGCAACGCCAAAACCGGTGGTGGTTAGCACCGAGATTAGCTCGAAGCTGCCTTTTATGGCGCTTTCGCTAAGGCCGTAGGTACCTTTGCCAAATAGATAGCTCACAGTAATAAACACGCCTAGCAAAATCATGGATGCGTAAAATTTGAATTCGGGGTCTTGCAGGTAATGGCGTATGGTTTGCGCCTGCCACGCGTAAAAGTGCAGCGCGAAGTTAACCCCAGAGAGCACCATAAATACCATGCAAATAAGCATAATAAGTGGGCTGTCGAAATAGCCAATGCTTAAATCGTGGGTGGAAAAGCCACCAATTGCGACGGTGGCAAAAGCGTGGCCTATGGCGTCGAACAAGCTCATACCGGCGGCCCAATAGGCGAATAAGCAGGCGAGGGTAAGGCTTACATAGATAAAGAACAGCGCCTTGGCGGTTTCGGTGATGCGCGGGGTGAGTTTGCTGTCTTTTACTGGGCCTGGGGTTTCGGCGCGGTACAACTGCATACCACCAATACCTAGCATAGGCAGTACCGCCACGGCGATAACAATAATACCTATGCCCCCCAACCACTGCAGTTGCTGGCGGTAGTAGAGAATAGATTTAGGTAAAAAGTCTAAGCCGGTAAGTACTGTGGCCCCAGTGGTAGTGAGGCCAGAAAGAGATTCAAACACCGCGTCGACGGCGGTTAGTTGGGTGGCCTCGGCCAATATAAACGGCAGCGAACCGAATATGCCCAGTACCGACCAAAATAGAGAGGTAATTAAAAAGCCGTCGCGGGTGCGCAAATCCTGTCGCACGCGGTAGACGGGCAACCACGCCAAGCCGCCGGTACTAAAGGTAATGGCAAAAGCCATAATAAAGCTGAGGTAGGCGCCATCTTTATAAAACAATGAAACAAATATGGGCGGCACCATGGTTAAGCTAAATAGCATTAATAGTATGCCAAGTACCTTAGAAATGATGGCGTAGTGCATGGTTAAGCCCGTGTTTAAAAAGCGAAGCGCTTATAAAGCTAAAAGAAAGTAAAGCCCACTTGGAACAAGCGTTCAATATCGCGGGTGTAGCGTTTATCTACCAAGAACACAATGACGTGATCGCCGGTTTCTATCACAACGTCGTCGTGGGCAATCACCACATCGTGGCGAATAATAGCGCCGGTGTTGGTGGGTTCGCCCTGTTCGTTGGTGGTGGGCTCGCGCACTTCGCGCACAATAGCCCCAATGGTTGCGCCCTCTGGCAGGTCTATATCTTCTACTGCTCGGCCAACCACCTTAGAGGTTTTTTCGTCACCGTGGGCAATCACTTCAATTGCCTCTGCGGCCCCGCGGCGAAGTGAGTGCACATTAACTATATCGCCACGGCGCACGTGGGTAAGCAAGCTGCCAATGGTGGCCTGCTGGGGGGAGATAGCAATGTCTATTTCGCCACCCTGTACTAAATCCACGTAAGCGGGGTTGCTAATAAGTGTGAGTACCTTGCGCGCACCCATACGCTTAGCCAGCATAGACGACATAATATTGGCTTCGTCGGAGTTGGTTACAGCTAAAAACACATCGGTGTCTTCTATGTTTTCTTCTAGCAGTAGTTCTTGGTCGGACGAGCTGCCGTTAAGCACAATAGAGTGCGAAAGGTTTTCGGTTAGGAAGTTACAGCGCGATTTGCTGTATTCAATCACTTTAACGGAATATTGTTTTTCTAATGCCTTGGCCAAACGCAGGCCGATATTGCCGCCACCGGCAATAATAATGCGTTTATAAGGGCGATCTAGGCGGCGCAACTCGCTCATTACCGAGCGAATATCGGCCTTGTCGGCAATAAAAAAGACTTCGTCGTCGGCTTCAATTACGGTGGAGCCGTCGGGGGTAATTGGGCGATTGCGACGGTAAATGGCTGCTACGCGGGTATCTACGTTGGGCATGTGTTTGCGCAGGTAGCGCAATTCTTGCCCTACCAGCGGGCCGCCGTAATAGGCTTTTACTGCCACCAATTGCGCTTGGCCGTCGGCAAAATCCAATACTTGTAGGGCGCCGGGTTGTTCTATTAAGCGGCAAATGTAGTCAGATACCAATTGCTCGGGGCTAATAATAACGTCCACGGGTACGGCTTCGCTGCGAAATAGGCCTTCGTAGCCGGCGTATTCCTGCGAGCGTATTCGAGCAATTTTGGTGGGAGTGCGAAACAAGCTGTGAGCAATTTGGCAGGCAACCATGTTGATTTCATCAATACCGGTAACGGCAATCAACATGTCGGCATCTTCAATGCCGGCCTGTAGCAATACATCTGGGTGCGAGGCATGGCCAACAACAACGCGAATATCTATGCGGTCGCGCAGTTCACGCAGGTATAGCTCGTTGCTATCCACTACGGTTATGTCGTTAGCTTCGCTCGACAGGTTTGCGGCCAGTGTGCCACCCACCCGTCCGGCACCCAGAATAATAATCTTCATGTGTTTCTAGCCTAAGGCTTTATAACAGTAATAGTTTTAGTCGCGGGTTTTTTCTAGTAACGCGTAATAAAACCCGTCGTGCCCGTTTTCCTGTGGGAACAGTTGTCGGCCAAATGGACGTTCAACTCCCCAGGTTACGGGTTGATTGTTATCGAGAGGGATATGTCGCGCATCATTTTGTTCGCTTACAAAATGGCTAACGATGTTTTCGTTCTCTTGCTTTAGCACCGAACATGTGGCGTAAAGCAGTTTGCCCCCAGGCGCTAAGGTACGCCATACGCTGCGCAAGATCTGCGCTTGTAATTGGGCAAGCTTAGCAAGATCAGAAGGGCGGCGCAGTAGTTTTATATCTGGGTGGCGACGGATAACCCCTGTGGCGGAGCAGGGGGCATCCAATAGAATGCGATCGAAGGGCACGCCATCCCACCAACTATCCACCTCGTTGGCATCTTCTACTATTAATTTAGCCGTGTGGCCGAGGCGGGCAAGGTTTTGCTCAACCCTTGGCATGCGGCTGGCATCAGACTCTAAACAGGTTAAATCTATGTTGTTTGCCTGCTCACATATGTGGCCTGCTTTGCCGCCGGGCGCGGAGCAGCAATCGAGCACTCGCTGGTTGGCTTGAAGATCTAGCAAGCTGGCAGAAAGCTGGGCGGCTTCATCTTGCACGCTAAAGTGGCCTTCATTAAAGCCGGGCAGGGCGGGGATATCTGACGCGCCTTCCAAGGTTATTCCATCGCGAGAATACTCACATAAGTGAGCGCCAACTTCGGCCTTGTGCAGCGCTTCTAAAAGTGTTTTTTGATCGCAGTGACGTTTATTGGCGCGCAATGTTATTGGTGGCTGTTGGTTGTTAGCTGCCAAAATAGCTTGCCAATCTTGCGGCCAGTCGGCGCGCACTAAATCGATAAACCACTGTGGGTGGGCGTGTTGAAAAGCCATGCTGCCGTTTAGCTTGTGTTGCAGGGCCACTTTCTCGCGCTGGTAATTGCGCAGCACACCATTAATAAGCTTGCTGGCCCAAGGCTTGTTTAGCGCTTTGGCGGCTTCTACTGTTTCGCCAATGGCCGCGTGGTCGGGGGTGCGCAGGTAATCCATTTGGTAAATACCCAGCACAATTAGCGCATATACGTCGTTATCGCGACTTTTAAATGGTTTTTGCAGTAACTTTCGCGCAATTAGGTCAATTTTAGGGAATACACGCAAGCTGCCTAAGCACAGTGTTTGCATTAGCGGCCTTTCTTTTGGCTCTACTGCATCCAAGGCTTTATCTAAAATGGTCGAGAGCGAGCGGCTGCCGCTAATAACCGGTGCTAAGGTCATAGCGGCAAGGGCGCGAAGGTTGGTAATGCGTTTGTTAGGCGATTTTGCCAAGGGGAATCCTAATGGTTAAAGGTGCGATTACAGTGTGCCAAAGCGAGCGGGCGGGTTTACCAAATGGCCAAAGCCGTTTAAAAACGATGCCGCATCCATTGGTTTTTTGCCGGGCAATTGCAGGCTGGTGATAACAATCGAGCCGCTACCGCAGGCCACTTCGATGCCCGCTTTGTTGGCGTTTAGTATTGCGCCCGGTGCGCCCTTGCCATTGGCTAACTGCGCTTGATAAATTTTTACCACCATTGGCTCGGCATCGGCTGGCTGCAATTCGCTATTACATATAGGGAACGGGTTAAACGCGCGTATGCGACGGTGTATTTCGCTGGCGTCTATTTGCCAATTAATTGCGGCTTCGGGTTTGAGCAATTTGTGGGCGTAGGTTGCGAGGCTGTTATCTTGCGCTTCTGGCTCGGCGGTATCGGAAGCCAGCATATGCAGGGCCGATAACAATGCGGGTGGGCCCATTTCAGCAAGCTTGTCGTGCAAAGTGGCCGCGGTTTCGTCAGCTTTAATATCACACACGGTTTTTAACAACATATCGCCTGTGTCTAGGCCTGCGTCCATTTGCATAATGGTAATGCCGGTTTCGGTGTCGCCCGCCTCAATACAACGCTGAATAGGCGCCGCGCCGCGCCACCTTGGCAACAAAGAGCCGTGCACATTAATGCAGCCTAAAGTAGGTGTATCGAGTACTACTTGCGGTAACAACAAGCCGTAGGCTACCACTACCATAATGTCGGGTTTTAATGCCGCCAGTGCAGCTTGATCTTCTTCGCTTTTAAAATTGATTGGTTGGTACACCGGTACGCCAGCGGCTTGGGCAACGTCTTTAACTGGGCTGGCGGTAAGTTTTTTACCGCGCCCTTTGGGTCGGTCTGGCTGGGTATAAGCTGCCACTATATTGTGGGGGCTTTGCAGTAGGGCTTCTAAATGGCGGGCGGCAAACTCAGGGGTGCCGGCAAAAACAATGTTAAGCGAATGGTGTTGGGGCATATCTAACTGGCTCTGGGTGGTGCGCGGCTTGCGCTAACAGCGCGCCCAGTTAGAGCGCGCAGTGGAGACTGTGCGAACTAGCCGACAGATTGCGCAGCTTGGCGGTGCTGCTTTTCTAGTTTTTTGCGAATGCGCTGGCGCTTGATATTGGATACATAATCTACAAATAGCTTGCCGTTCAAATGATCCATTTCGTGTTGCACACACACTGCCAGCAGGCCTTCAGGTTCGATCACAAATTCCTTGCCGTCGCGGTCTAACGCGGTAACTCGAATATGCTTGGGGCGAGAAACCTGTTCGTAAAACCCCGGCACCGATAAACAGCCTTCTTCGTATTCGTAGTGTTCTTGGTCTAGAATTTCGATAGAGGGGTTAATAAATACCATAGGCTCTTTGGTTTCTTCGCCTAAATCTATCACTAAAACCTGTTCGTGCACATTCACCTGGGTGGCAGCCAACCCAATACCCGGTGCGTCGTACATTGTTTCGAACATATCGTCGATAAGTGTTCGAATGCGTTGGTCTACTTTTGCTACTGGCTTGGCAATTGTACGCAAGCGCGGGTCGGGAAACTCTAAAATTGGGAGTAAAGCCATGGTTTAAGCCATATACAGTTGTTGATTACGTGACAAACTTCTAGTAACTAGCTAAGTTTCGCTGCTAACATTATGATCAAACAGGAGTTATACTGTTTTGGCATGCTGTGAGCGCTGGTGTTTCAGCCAATATGATCGGCTCTGCTAGGCTAGTAACGATGCATTAATTTTAGTGCAACATTCATGTTGCTAATCGGTTCATTATACTGGTCTGCCAGTTGTGGAACCAATGATTATAACGCTCCTTAGCGTCAGCGCCGAATTTAACAGGAACAATGAGATGAAAAAATACTTGCTTGGCGTGCTTTCTGCCATCGCCTTATCTGCGCAAGTCGCCACTCAAGCCTACGCGGAACAGCCTCAACTTCGCGATGAGATCCCAGCGACCCATACAGTAGTTAAAGGGGACACGCTGTGGGATATTTCCGCGACCTTCCTTAAGAATCCTTGGATGTGGCCAGAAATTTGGCATGTAAATGCCCAAATTGAAAACCCGCACCTTATCTACCCTGGCGACGTAATTCGCTTGATCTATGTAGATGGCAAACCACGTTTAACGCTCGATACCAGCGGCCGCGTTTATAAAATGTCGCCTCAGGCGCGCGTTTTATCTGCTGAAGAGGCCATTGAAACGATCCCGCTCGAAAAAATTAACAGCTTTTTGTCACGCAGCCGCGTGGTTGGCGAAAACGATTTTGTAGGCGCGCCCTATGTGCTTTCTGGTTTAGATCAGCACTTATTGGTAGGCGCTGGCGATAAAATCTACGGTCGCGGCAATTTTGCCGAGCGCGGCACGGTGTACGGTATTTACCGTCAGGGTGAAATCTTTAAAGACCCAGAAACCAAAGAGATTTTGGGTGTACAGGCGCTCGATATCGCTACTGCATCATTAATGCGTGTAGAAGACGATAACGATGCAAAAGACGATATTGAAATTGGCACCTTAAGTGTTTCTCGCACCACAGAAGAAGTGCGTATCGGCGACCGCTTCTTGCGCCAAGAAGAACGCCCCATCGACTCGACTTTCTTCCCATCGGCCCCTAACACCGAAACCGAAGGTGTCATTTTGGCGGTTGAAGGCGGTTTAACCCAAGTGGGTAAAATGGACGTTGTTGTTATAAACCGCGGCGAGCGCGAAGGCATGACAGCAGGCACGGTACTTGCCGTTTACAAGCGTGGCGGTGTTATACGCGACCGAGTGAGTAAAGATAGAGTAACTTTGCCCGATGAGCGTGCCGGTGTTTTGATGATTTTCCGCACCTTCGAGAAAGTAAGCTTTGGCTTAATATTAGAAGCGGAGCGCGGCATTTCGGTAAAAGATAAAGTACGCAACCCATAAGTAGTTGTCATACAAATAAAAACGCCAGCGAAAGCTGGCGTTTTTATTTGTACTTTAGGCGTAAAAAAGGCACTAGGGCCGCCAAAATGCTCGAAGCATAATGACAATAAAGGGTAAGCGTTGGTAACCTTAATAAAAGGTATTCTCAACGGCTGTAAACCAATCACGGATGAAAATATGCTTAGTTCAATTGAAGAGCTCATACTGTTTACTCGCCTACCAGGTGTAGGTGCGGCCACATACTGGCAGTTGTTAGATCGCTTTCCTAGCATACACTCTGCGCTGCAAGCCTCACCCGAAGCACTTAAACCATTTCTCTCGCAAGAAGCCCTCGATACCCTAGCGTTGGTACGCAGCCAAAAATCTGCCTCTATGGCTGTGCAGCAGGTGCAGCGGGATATGGATTGGCTGCAAAAAAACGACATTACCCTAGTAGATACTGACCACACCGCCTACCCAGAGTTACTGCGCGAAATAAAACGTACGCCGCCATTGCTGTACGTCAAAGGTTGCCCGGCGAGTTTAAACTTTCCTCAGGTGGCCATTGTGGGCAGCCGCAAGCCCACGCCTGCTGGCCGCGACACTGCTCAGGCCTTTGGCTCCGATTTGGCAAAATCGGGTTTTACCATTACCAGTGGCTTGGCTATGGGTATTGATGCCGCCGCGCACGAGGGCGCCGTTAAAGTTAAAGGCCGTACCATTGCAGTAATTGGTACCGGCATAGATAGCGTTTACCCCCAGCGCAATAGCGCATTAGCTAGCGAAATTATTGCTAACGGTGGTGCAATAGTAAGTGAGTTCCCCTTGGGTACCGACCCACAACCGCAAAACTTTCCACAGCGAAACCGTATAGTTAGCGGTTTAAGTTTTGGTGTGGTGGTGGTCGAAGCGGCGGTAAAAAGTGGCTCTCTTATCTCTGCGCGCTATGCATTGCAGCAAAACAGAGAGTTGTTTGCGGTGCCTGGCTCCATCCACAACCCTTTAAGTCGTGGTTGCCACGCATTAATAAAAGAAGGCGCCAAGTTGGTAGAAACCTCGCAAGATATTGTCGATGAGCTAGGCGGCTTCTTATCGCGCCAGCGCGATTTATTAGATATTTACAAGCAGCCCGCAGAAAATAGTTTGCCAAAACACGACGAGCTTATAGCTAACGATTTAGAAGACGATGTACTGGCAAAACTAGATTACAGCCCAACCCCCATCGACGCTTTAGCCGAGCGCACCAAAAAGCCCATTGGCGAAGTT from Saccharophagus degradans 2-40 includes these protein-coding regions:
- the rsmB gene encoding 16S rRNA (cytosine(967)-C(5))-methyltransferase RsmB → MAKSPNKRITNLRALAAMTLAPVISGSRSLSTILDKALDAVEPKERPLMQTLCLGSLRVFPKIDLIARKLLQKPFKSRDNDVYALIVLGIYQMDYLRTPDHAAIGETVEAAKALNKPWASKLINGVLRNYQREKVALQHKLNGSMAFQHAHPQWFIDLVRADWPQDWQAILAANNQQPPITLRANKRHCDQKTLLEALHKAEVGAHLCEYSRDGITLEGASDIPALPGFNEGHFSVQDEAAQLSASLLDLQANQRVLDCCSAPGGKAGHICEQANNIDLTCLESDASRMPRVEQNLARLGHTAKLIVEDANEVDSWWDGVPFDRILLDAPCSATGVIRRHPDIKLLRRPSDLAKLAQLQAQILRSVWRTLAPGGKLLYATCSVLKQENENIVSHFVSEQNDARHIPLDNNQPVTWGVERPFGRQLFPQENGHDGFYYALLEKTRD
- the fmt gene encoding methionyl-tRNA formyltransferase; protein product: MPQHHSLNIVFAGTPEFAARHLEALLQSPHNIVAAYTQPDRPKGRGKKLTASPVKDVAQAAGVPVYQPINFKSEEDQAALAALKPDIMVVVAYGLLLPQVVLDTPTLGCINVHGSLLPRWRGAAPIQRCIEAGDTETGITIMQMDAGLDTGDMLLKTVCDIKADETAATLHDKLAEMGPPALLSALHMLASDTAEPEAQDNSLATYAHKLLKPEAAINWQIDASEIHRRIRAFNPFPICNSELQPADAEPMVVKIYQAQLANGKGAPGAILNANKAGIEVACGSGSIVITSLQLPGKKPMDAASFLNGFGHLVNPPARFGTL
- the trkA gene encoding Trk system potassium transporter TrkA encodes the protein MKIIILGAGRVGGTLAANLSSEANDITVVDSNELYLRELRDRIDIRVVVGHASHPDVLLQAGIEDADMLIAVTGIDEINMVACQIAHSLFRTPTKIARIRSQEYAGYEGLFRSEAVPVDVIISPEQLVSDYICRLIEQPGALQVLDFADGQAQLVAVKAYYGGPLVGQELRYLRKHMPNVDTRVAAIYRRNRPITPDGSTVIEADDEVFFIADKADIRSVMSELRRLDRPYKRIIIAGGGNIGLRLAKALEKQYSVKVIEYSKSRCNFLTENLSHSIVLNGSSSDQELLLEENIEDTDVFLAVTNSDEANIMSSMLAKRMGARKVLTLISNPAYVDLVQGGEIDIAISPQQATIGSLLTHVRRGDIVNVHSLRRGAAEAIEVIAHGDEKTSKVVGRAVEDIDLPEGATIGAIVREVREPTTNEQGEPTNTGAIIRHDVVIAHDDVVIETGDHVIVFLVDKRYTRDIERLFQVGFTFF
- a CDS encoding LysM peptidoglycan-binding domain-containing protein, whose product is MKKYLLGVLSAIALSAQVATQAYAEQPQLRDEIPATHTVVKGDTLWDISATFLKNPWMWPEIWHVNAQIENPHLIYPGDVIRLIYVDGKPRLTLDTSGRVYKMSPQARVLSAEEAIETIPLEKINSFLSRSRVVGENDFVGAPYVLSGLDQHLLVGAGDKIYGRGNFAERGTVYGIYRQGEIFKDPETKEILGVQALDIATASLMRVEDDNDAKDDIEIGTLSVSRTTEEVRIGDRFLRQEERPIDSTFFPSAPNTETEGVILAVEGGLTQVGKMDVVVINRGEREGMTAGTVLAVYKRGGVIRDRVSKDRVTLPDERAGVLMIFRTFEKVSFGLILEAERGISVKDKVRNP
- a CDS encoding TIGR00645 family protein; this encodes MEKFIEVTMYRSRWLLAPIYLGLSLAVLALAIKFFQELIHLLLHVIDLKEADMILVVLSMIDIAMVGGLLVMVMMSGYENFVSQLNISEDEEKLSWLGKMDSSSLKAKIAASIVAISSIHLLKVFMAAQTIPNDKLLWYVVIHLTFVASAFAMGFLDTITKK
- the def gene encoding peptide deformylase, whose amino-acid sequence is MALLPILEFPDPRLRTIAKPVAKVDQRIRTLIDDMFETMYDAPGIGLAATQVNVHEQVLVIDLGEETKEPMVFINPSIEILDQEHYEYEEGCLSVPGFYEQVSRPKHIRVTALDRDGKEFVIEPEGLLAVCVQHEMDHLNGKLFVDYVSNIKRQRIRKKLEKQHRQAAQSVG
- the dprA gene encoding DNA-processing protein DprA; its protein translation is MLSSIEELILFTRLPGVGAATYWQLLDRFPSIHSALQASPEALKPFLSQEALDTLALVRSQKSASMAVQQVQRDMDWLQKNDITLVDTDHTAYPELLREIKRTPPLLYVKGCPASLNFPQVAIVGSRKPTPAGRDTAQAFGSDLAKSGFTITSGLAMGIDAAAHEGAVKVKGRTIAVIGTGIDSVYPQRNSALASEIIANGGAIVSEFPLGTDPQPQNFPQRNRIVSGLSFGVVVVEAAVKSGSLISARYALQQNRELFAVPGSIHNPLSRGCHALIKEGAKLVETSQDIVDELGGFLSRQRDLLDIYKQPAENSLPKHDELIANDLEDDVLAKLDYSPTPIDALAERTKKPIGEVMSCLLTMELKGLVANLGAGYMRLR
- a CDS encoding TrkH family potassium uptake protein, with the translated sequence MHYAIISKVLGILLMLFSLTMVPPIFVSLFYKDGAYLSFIMAFAITFSTGGLAWLPVYRVRQDLRTRDGFLITSLFWSVLGIFGSLPFILAEATQLTAVDAVFESLSGLTTTGATVLTGLDFLPKSILYYRQQLQWLGGIGIIVIAVAVLPMLGIGGMQLYRAETPGPVKDSKLTPRITETAKALFFIYVSLTLACLFAYWAAGMSLFDAIGHAFATVAIGGFSTHDLSIGYFDSPLIMLICMVFMVLSGVNFALHFYAWQAQTIRHYLQDPEFKFYASMILLGVFITVSYLFGKGTYGLSESAIKGSFELISVLTTTGFGVADFSLWPTFLPFLIFMFAFMGGCAGSTGGGIKMMRVLLIMKQGVREIHRLIHPNAVIPIKIGTKSVSDRVVEAVWGFFAIYVIAYLTMTIVLLATDLDFVTAFTAVGACLNNLGPGLGSVASHYGDLNSAAKWVLCFAMLLGRLEVFTLLVLFTPMFWRR